One region of Gouania willdenowi chromosome 13, fGouWil2.1, whole genome shotgun sequence genomic DNA includes:
- the slc25a15a gene encoding solute carrier family 25 member 15a has protein sequence MSLHPVIQAIVDFSAGAMGGTACVLCGQPFDTAKVKMQTFPSMYRGFVHCFLSTFRQLGIRGLYKGSSPALVANISENAVLFLSYTFCQDVVRSLSSMDKGAELSDVQKASAGSLASIFSSIALCPTELVKCRLQAMHEMKESGKVAKGQRSTVWSVVKTVMKTSGPLGFYQGLTSTIVREMPGYFCFFGAYEMCRSTFAKHMGTTKDNIGVLPLMFSGGFGGACLWLAVFPIDCVKSRIQVYSLAGRQKGFVKTFVSIIRTEGVTALYSGLTPTMIRTFPANGALFLAYELSRKFMIDTLSN, from the exons ATGTCTCTGCATCCTGTGATCCAAGCTATTGTCGACTTCTCAGCCGGAGCAATGG GCGGTACAGCTTGTGTTCTGTGTGGCCAGCCTTTTGACACTGCTAAGGTGAAGATGCAGACGTTCCCCTCCATGTACCGCGGCTTCGTCCACTGCTTCCTCTCCACCTTCAGACAGCTGGGCATCCGTGGTCTCTACAAAGGATCCAGTCCAGCTCTGGTGGCCAACATCAGCGAGAACGCCGTGCTCTTCTTGAGCTACACCTTCTGTCAGGATGTGGTCCGATCTTTGTCCTCAATGGATAAGGGGGCTGAGCTCAG TGATGTTCAAAAGGCATCTGCAGGTTCTTTAGCTTCCATCTTCTCCTCGATTGCGCTGTGCCCCACAGAGCTGGTGAAATGTCGCCTGCAAGCCATGCACGAAATGAAGGAATCGGGCAAGGTCGCAAAAGGCCAGAGAAG CACGGTGTGGAGTGTGGTTAAGACGGTGATGAAGACGAGCGGCCCTCTGGGCTTCTACCAGGGCCTGACTTCTACTATCGTCAGGGAGATGCCGGGTTACTTCTGCTTCTTTGGGGCCTACGAAATGTGTCGTTCCACGTTTGCAAAACACATGGGCACAACGAAGGACAACATAG GTGTTCTTCCGCTCATGTTCAGCGGTGGATTTGGAGGCGCTTGTCTTTGGTTGGCCGTCTTTCCTATTGACTGTGTGAAGTCCAGGATTCAGGTGTACTCATTAGCTGGGAGGCAAAAAGGATTTGTTAAGACCTTCGTTAGTATTATACGCACTGAAG GAGTTACTGCTCTCTACTCTGGTCTGACTCCCACCATGATCCGAACGTTCCCAGCCAACGGCGCCCTCTTCCTGGCTTATGAGTTAAGTCGGAAGTTCATGATAGACACGCTTAGTAACTGA